One window from the genome of Paraneptunicella aestuarii encodes:
- a CDS encoding Yip1 family protein yields the protein MHPISNPFQACKQIILKPNSVFATLREKQNWSWIPFFLIVAANMLPGLLYFQTIDFDWYMELLTSSQYGQVSPAEQETFKNSMSREQMRYLTMLGSTAGLAIANAIFAVYINLFTKSDEENTRNFSDWYGFGWWVSLPSVIAGFIATVIILLFGSEQMLPTIINPTSLAFLFNMPLDSPLLMFGQVVRLENFWTMYLIAVGLSQWTNLPSRKTYLIAVVPYFIIWFALLLAA from the coding sequence ATGCACCCCATTTCCAATCCATTTCAGGCTTGCAAACAAATCATACTCAAACCCAATTCGGTTTTTGCCACCCTGCGAGAAAAGCAAAACTGGTCATGGATACCCTTTTTCCTGATCGTTGCCGCTAATATGCTACCGGGATTATTGTATTTTCAAACCATTGATTTCGATTGGTATATGGAATTGCTAACCAGTTCACAGTATGGACAAGTCAGCCCGGCAGAACAGGAAACTTTCAAGAACAGCATGTCACGCGAACAAATGCGTTACCTAACCATGCTCGGCTCGACAGCAGGCTTGGCAATCGCTAACGCCATATTCGCTGTGTACATCAACCTGTTCACCAAAAGCGACGAAGAAAACACGCGCAACTTTTCAGACTGGTACGGATTCGGATGGTGGGTGTCACTGCCAAGTGTAATAGCCGGGTTTATCGCCACAGTCATTATTCTGCTGTTTGGTAGCGAACAAATGCTACCCACCATTATTAACCCAACGTCGTTGGCATTCCTGTTTAATATGCCATTAGACTCACCACTTCTGATGTTTGGACAAGTGGTGCGCCTGGAAAACTTCTGGACTATGTATTTGATTGCCGTTGGCTTAAGCCAGTGGACCAACCTGCCATCCCGTAAAACGTACCTGATAGCGGTTGTCCCCTATTTTATTATCTGGTTCGCTTTACTGCTCGCAGCGTGA
- a CDS encoding DUF3025 domain-containing protein: MSKPHNYRAFPRTETWQASHFSSTPFSDLSLLANFSELSDWLTSEQISDVLHTASKGMTFIEQIEDDRYYEQIIFQDQQVPTRSSNWHDFFNACIWGLFPDTKRALNHIHMAEIEQHGLTPRTPRRDRVTHFDECGVVLAYDDPEMANLLREHQWQAAFVQRRSDWLRGSQCVRPYVFGHANYEMLMKPHVGLTGKWLGVQVGKDFWQLSLAEQYQQLDTRLLELANQPHSFTKKGELSPLPLLGIPGWWKDNESEEFYLNTQYFRPKRVKL; encoded by the coding sequence ATGAGTAAACCACATAATTACCGCGCATTTCCCCGTACTGAAACTTGGCAGGCGAGTCATTTTTCCAGTACACCTTTTTCTGATTTGTCTTTGTTAGCAAATTTTTCAGAACTATCGGATTGGTTGACTTCCGAGCAAATTAGCGACGTTTTGCATACTGCGAGTAAAGGTATGACGTTCATCGAACAGATTGAAGACGATCGCTATTACGAACAAATTATCTTTCAAGACCAGCAAGTACCTACACGTAGTAGTAATTGGCACGACTTCTTTAATGCCTGCATCTGGGGCTTGTTCCCTGACACCAAACGGGCGTTGAACCACATTCATATGGCTGAAATTGAACAGCATGGTTTAACTCCCCGAACACCACGACGCGATAGAGTCACCCACTTTGATGAATGCGGTGTGGTGCTGGCTTACGACGATCCTGAGATGGCGAACTTATTGCGAGAACACCAATGGCAAGCAGCCTTTGTTCAACGTAGAAGTGACTGGTTAAGAGGGTCTCAATGTGTACGCCCTTATGTCTTCGGCCATGCCAATTACGAAATGCTGATGAAACCTCATGTCGGCTTGACCGGAAAATGGTTGGGAGTGCAGGTTGGAAAAGACTTTTGGCAATTATCTCTAGCTGAGCAATATCAGCAATTGGACACTCGCTTGCTTGAGCTCGCTAATCAACCTCATAGCTTTACCAAAAAAGGCGAATTATCCCCCTTGCCATTGTTAGGCATTCCTGGCTGGTGGAAGGACAATGAATCAGAGGAATTTTATCTGAATACACAGTATTTTCGACCTAAGCGGGTGAAGCTATGA